The stretch of DNA CGCCGCCGCTCAGGTACTCAAGTCCCATGGACTGGCGGGTACGTTCTTCATCACGACCAGCTGGATCGGCACGGCCGGGTACCTGACGCAAACGAATCTGCAGACCCTGGCCAGCGACGGAAACGAGATCGGCGGCCACACCGTCACCCATCCGGACCTGACTACCCTGAGCCCTTCGGCCGCCGCGGCCGAGGTCTGCAACGGCAAGACGACCCTGGAAAACTGGGGCTTCCCGGTCCGTAATTTTGCCTATCCCTTCGCTTCGGAAAACGCCGCCGTGCAGACTGCAGTGAAGGACTGCGGCTATGCCAGCGCCCGTGGCCTGGGTGACATCACCTCGCCGGCCAGTTGCGCGGGATGCCCCTTCGCGGAAACCCTGCCGCCGGGCAACCCCATGGTCACCAAGGCGCCGG from Arthrobacter sp. PAMC25564 encodes:
- a CDS encoding polysaccharide deacetylase family protein; translation: MDDGNANQFAAAQVLKSHGLAGTFFITTSWIGTAGYLTQTNLQTLASDGNEIGGHTVTHPDLTTLSPSAAAAEVCNGKTTLENWGFPVRNFAYPFASENAAVQTAVKDCGYASARGLGDITSPASCAGCPFAETLPPGNPMVTKAPDEVDSTWTLKNLQDLVTNAESTGGWLQLTFHHIAVGTDPTLTISPALFESFITWLAARTANGSTSVRTVAQALGQSAATAPAPAPAR